A single region of the Pseudomonas solani genome encodes:
- the urtC gene encoding urea ABC transporter permease subunit UrtC, translating to MNQPLTLTAAQKAGPKVTLGVGALVLAVLIALPLLHLLPADNPLQVSAYTLTLVGKILCYAIVALALDLVWGYAGLLSLGHGLFFALGGYAMGMYLMRQSAGDGLPAFMSFLAWSELPWYWTGTSSFLWSLCLVVLAPGLLALVFGFFAFRSRIKGVYFSIMTQALTFAGMLLFFRNETGFGGNNGFTDFKRILGFDITAPGTRAVLFLATVALLVGALLLGWRLSKSKFGRVLTALRDAENRLMFCGYDPRGYKLFIWVLSAVLCGLAGALYVPQVGIINPSEMSPTNSIEAAVWVALGGRGSLIGPLLGAGLVNGMKSWFTVAFPEYWLFFLGALFIVVTLFLPKGLFGLLRKEKDQ from the coding sequence ATGAACCAGCCCCTGACCCTCACCGCCGCGCAGAAGGCCGGCCCGAAAGTAACCCTGGGCGTTGGCGCCCTGGTGCTGGCGGTGCTCATCGCCCTGCCGCTGCTGCACCTGCTGCCGGCCGACAACCCGCTGCAGGTCTCCGCCTACACCCTCACCCTGGTGGGCAAGATCCTCTGCTACGCCATCGTCGCCCTGGCCCTGGACCTGGTCTGGGGCTACGCCGGGCTGCTGTCCCTGGGCCACGGGCTGTTCTTCGCCCTCGGCGGCTACGCCATGGGCATGTACCTGATGCGCCAGAGCGCCGGCGACGGTCTGCCGGCCTTCATGAGCTTCCTCGCCTGGAGCGAACTGCCCTGGTACTGGACCGGCACCTCCAGCTTCCTCTGGTCGCTGTGCCTGGTGGTGCTCGCCCCCGGCCTGTTGGCCCTGGTGTTCGGCTTCTTCGCCTTCCGCTCGCGGATCAAGGGCGTGTACTTCTCGATCATGACCCAGGCCCTGACCTTCGCCGGCATGCTGCTGTTTTTCCGCAACGAGACCGGCTTCGGCGGCAACAACGGCTTCACCGACTTCAAGCGCATCCTCGGCTTCGACATCACCGCGCCGGGCACCCGCGCCGTGCTGTTCCTGGCCACGGTGGCGCTGCTGGTGGGCGCCCTGCTGCTCGGCTGGCGCCTGTCGAAGAGCAAGTTCGGCCGGGTGCTCACCGCCCTGCGCGACGCCGAGAACCGCCTGATGTTCTGCGGCTACGACCCGCGCGGCTACAAGCTGTTCATCTGGGTGTTGTCGGCTGTGCTCTGCGGCCTGGCCGGCGCGCTGTACGTGCCCCAGGTGGGCATCATCAACCCCAGCGAGATGTCGCCGACCAACTCCATCGAAGCCGCCGTCTGGGTGGCCCTGGGCGGGCGCGGCTCGCTCATCGGCCCGCTGCTGGGCGCCGGCCTGGTCAACGGCATGAAGAGCTGGTTCACCGTGGCCTTCCCGGAATACTGGCTGTTCTTCCTCGGCGCCCTGTTCATCGTCGTCACCCTGTTCCTGCCCAAGGGCCTGTTCGGCCTGCTGCGCAAGGAGAAGGACCAATGA
- a CDS encoding MarC family protein gives MLSTMFSLYLKMLVLYSPFFVLSCFIGLTRGYTVKERKRLAWKVALGTLVASVLLYLFGQSIFNVFGITIDAFRIGAGSVLFISALGMAQGKPAVQSDNVQQDVTIVPLTIPLTVGPGTIGAMLVMGAGHHHWNDKLTALAAIALASVTVGVVLYLSNRIERILGEQGLQIVSRLMGLFVCALAAQIIFTGVKNYLAP, from the coding sequence ATGCTCTCCACGATGTTCAGCCTGTACCTGAAGATGCTGGTGCTCTACAGCCCCTTCTTCGTCCTTTCCTGCTTCATCGGCCTGACCCGCGGCTACACGGTCAAGGAGCGCAAGCGCCTGGCCTGGAAGGTCGCCCTCGGTACCCTGGTGGCCAGCGTGCTGCTGTACCTGTTCGGCCAGAGCATCTTCAACGTCTTCGGCATCACCATCGACGCCTTCCGCATCGGCGCCGGCAGCGTGCTGTTCATCTCCGCCCTCGGCATGGCCCAGGGCAAGCCGGCGGTGCAGTCGGACAACGTGCAGCAGGACGTCACCATCGTGCCGCTGACCATTCCCCTCACCGTCGGCCCCGGCACCATCGGCGCCATGCTGGTGATGGGCGCCGGGCACCACCACTGGAACGACAAGCTCACCGCCCTGGCCGCCATCGCCCTCGCCAGCGTCACTGTCGGCGTGGTGCTCTACCTCTCCAACCGCATTGAACGCATCCTCGGCGAGCAGGGCCTGCAGATCGTCAGCCGCCTGATGGGCCTGTTCGTCTGCGCCCTCGCGGCCCAGATCATCTTCACCGGGGTGAAGAACTACCTGGCGCCCTGA
- the urtA gene encoding urea ABC transporter substrate-binding protein — protein sequence MKRRPFLKSTLAASALVLTGLFPFTLQAAETIKVGILHSLSGTMAISETSLKDIALMTIDEINAKGGINGKKLEPVVVDPASNWPLFAEKARQLLTKDKVDVVFGCWTSVSRKSVLPVFEELNGLLFYPVQYEGEELSPNVFYTGAAPNQQAIPAVEYLMSEDGGAAKRYFLLGTDYVYPRTTNKILRSFLHSKGVADKDIEEVYTPFGHSDYQTIVANIKKFSAGGKTAVISTVNGDSNVPFYKELANQGIEATDIPVVAFSVGEEELRGIDTKPLVGQLAAWNYFESVDNPVNSKFVTDWKAYAKAKNLPNYSTAVTNDPMEATYVGIHMWAQAVEKAGTTDVDKVREAMGGQTFAAPSGYTLTMDKTNHHLHKPVMIGEVQEDGQFSVVWQTEGPLRAQPWSPFIPGNDKKPDYAVKN from the coding sequence ATGAAACGCCGTCCCTTCCTGAAATCCACCCTCGCCGCCAGCGCCCTGGTACTGACCGGCCTGTTCCCCTTCACCCTGCAGGCCGCCGAGACCATCAAGGTCGGCATCCTGCATTCGCTGTCCGGCACCATGGCCATCTCCGAGACCTCGCTCAAGGACATAGCGCTCATGACCATCGACGAGATCAACGCCAAGGGCGGCATCAACGGCAAGAAGCTGGAACCCGTGGTGGTCGACCCCGCCTCCAACTGGCCGCTGTTCGCCGAGAAGGCCCGCCAGCTGCTGACCAAGGACAAGGTGGACGTAGTCTTCGGCTGCTGGACCTCGGTGTCGCGCAAGTCCGTGCTGCCGGTATTCGAGGAGCTCAACGGCCTGCTGTTCTACCCCGTGCAGTACGAGGGTGAAGAGCTCTCGCCCAACGTCTTCTACACCGGCGCGGCGCCGAACCAGCAGGCCATCCCGGCGGTGGAATACCTGATGAGCGAAGACGGCGGCGCCGCCAAGCGCTACTTCCTGCTGGGCACCGACTACGTCTACCCACGCACCACCAACAAGATCCTGCGCAGCTTCCTGCACAGCAAGGGCGTGGCGGACAAGGACATCGAAGAGGTCTACACCCCCTTCGGCCACAGCGATTACCAGACCATCGTCGCCAACATCAAGAAGTTCTCCGCCGGCGGCAAGACTGCGGTGATCTCCACCGTCAACGGCGACTCCAACGTGCCCTTCTACAAGGAGCTGGCCAACCAGGGCATCGAGGCCACCGACATCCCGGTGGTGGCCTTCTCCGTGGGCGAGGAAGAACTGCGCGGCATCGACACCAAGCCGCTGGTGGGCCAGCTGGCGGCCTGGAACTACTTCGAGTCCGTGGATAACCCGGTGAACAGCAAGTTCGTCACCGACTGGAAGGCCTACGCCAAGGCCAAGAACCTGCCCAACTACAGCACCGCCGTGACCAACGACCCCATGGAAGCCACCTACGTCGGCATCCACATGTGGGCCCAGGCGGTCGAGAAGGCCGGCACCACCGACGTCGACAAAGTCCGTGAAGCCATGGGCGGCCAGACCTTCGCCGCGCCCTCCGGCTACACCCTGACCATGGACAAGACCAACCACCACCTGCACAAGCCGGTGATGATCGGCGAGGTCCAGGAAGACGGTCAGTTCTCCGTGGTCTGGCAGACCGAAGGCCCGCTGCGCGCCCAGCCGTGGAGCCCCTTCATCCCCGGCAACGACAAGAAGCCGGACTATGCGGTGAAGAACTAA
- the urtB gene encoding urea ABC transporter permease subunit UrtB, producing the protein MPTCLFRILLSLALLLPLAAQAGDANDFAAANPGQQAKLLESWAAQPEATRQPLLDALQQNRFAVDAKLAYFEQDGTWQAAEGDAAPAATPKKLRLNNRLRGLLITAQASHELLAAEPAARLDAARQLQKSAKPAQLPLLNQRMVAEEDAAVRDAIGLALANLQLVDPDPAIRLNAVRLLGETGDPLARTRLEALLDPAVETDAAVRTAAETSLAQVKRRLALGEVLGQAFSGLSLGSILLLAALGLAITFGLLGVINMAHGEMLMLGAYSTYIVQLMFQRLAPDLLALYPLVALPVAFFVTAAIGMALERTVIRHLYGRPLETLLATWGISLMLIQLVRVVFGAQNVEVANPAWLSGGIQVLPNLVLPYNRIVIIGFALFVVALTWLLLNRTRLGLNVRAVTQNRNMAACCGVPTGRVDMLAFGLGSGIAGLGGVALSQIGNVGPDLGQGYIIDSFLVVVLGGVGQLAGSVMAAFGLGVANKILEPQIGAVLGKILILALIILFIQKRPQGLFALKGRVID; encoded by the coding sequence ATGCCCACCTGCCTTTTCCGAATCCTCCTGTCCCTGGCCCTGTTGCTGCCCCTGGCGGCCCAGGCCGGTGACGCCAATGACTTCGCTGCCGCCAACCCGGGCCAGCAAGCCAAGCTGCTGGAAAGCTGGGCCGCCCAGCCCGAGGCCACGCGCCAGCCCCTGCTCGATGCCCTGCAACAGAACCGCTTTGCCGTCGACGCCAAGCTGGCCTACTTCGAACAGGACGGCACCTGGCAGGCCGCCGAGGGCGACGCCGCCCCCGCCGCCACGCCGAAGAAGCTGCGCCTGAACAACCGCCTGCGCGGCCTGCTGATCACCGCCCAGGCCAGCCACGAGTTACTCGCCGCCGAACCCGCCGCGCGCCTGGACGCCGCCCGCCAGCTGCAGAAGAGTGCCAAGCCCGCACAACTGCCGCTGCTCAACCAGCGCATGGTCGCCGAGGAAGACGCCGCCGTGCGTGACGCCATCGGCCTGGCCCTGGCCAACCTGCAGCTGGTCGACCCCGACCCGGCCATCCGCCTCAACGCCGTGCGCCTGCTGGGCGAAACCGGCGACCCGCTGGCCCGCACCCGCCTCGAGGCGCTGCTCGACCCGGCAGTGGAAACCGACGCCGCGGTGCGCACCGCCGCCGAAACCAGCCTGGCCCAGGTCAAGCGCCGGCTGGCGCTGGGCGAAGTGCTCGGCCAGGCCTTCAGCGGCCTGTCCCTGGGCTCCATCCTGCTGCTGGCCGCCCTCGGCCTGGCCATCACCTTCGGCCTGCTCGGGGTGATCAACATGGCCCACGGCGAGATGCTGATGCTCGGCGCCTACTCCACCTACATCGTGCAGCTGATGTTCCAGCGCCTGGCACCGGACCTGCTCGCCCTCTACCCGCTGGTGGCGCTGCCGGTGGCCTTCTTCGTCACCGCCGCCATCGGCATGGCCCTGGAGCGCACGGTGATCCGCCACCTCTATGGCCGCCCCCTGGAAACCCTGCTCGCCACCTGGGGCATCAGCCTGATGCTGATCCAGTTGGTGCGCGTGGTCTTCGGCGCGCAGAACGTCGAGGTGGCCAACCCGGCCTGGCTCTCCGGCGGCATCCAGGTGCTGCCCAACCTGGTGCTGCCGTACAACCGCATCGTCATCATCGGCTTCGCTCTGTTCGTGGTGGCGCTGACCTGGCTGCTGCTGAACCGCACGCGCCTGGGCCTCAACGTCCGCGCCGTCACCCAGAATCGCAACATGGCCGCCTGCTGCGGCGTGCCCACCGGCCGCGTGGACATGCTCGCCTTCGGCCTCGGCTCCGGCATCGCCGGGCTCGGCGGCGTGGCCCTGTCGCAGATCGGCAACGTCGGCCCCGACCTCGGCCAGGGCTACATCATCGACTCCTTCCTGGTGGTGGTGCTCGGTGGCGTCGGCCAGTTGGCCGGCAGCGTGATGGCGGCCTTCGGCCTGGGCGTGGCGAACAAGATCCTCGAACCACAGATCGGCGCCGTGCTGGGCAAGATCCTGATCCTCGCGCTGATCATTCTCTTCATCCAGAAACGCCCCCAGGGCCTCTTCGCATTGAAAGGACGGGTGATCGACTGA